The nucleotide sequence GAAGAGCCGTCCCGTCTTCCGGTTAAGTTGAGGTAATATTTATCCTGCCATTTAAAACCAAGTCGACCAAAAACTGCATTGTACTTATACTCTGTATCCAGATAAGAATTTCCTGTGACAGATTCTGCAGCAGCCAGGTTTCCGATAAGAACATCTGAAACATAGCCAACACCGGTTAGTTGCTCCGAGGTACCTGTATTTTTCTGGAATGTCGTTCCTAAAATGGCATTTACAGTTCCTCCTAAGAGGTTCTTTTCATATAACAATTGAGGCTCAAGAATCCAGGAAGTTCGGTTAACATTCGTATGGGTTGATTGGTGTGCCCTATTATAATTGGGATTGTAAGAATAAGAAGGCATTTTTTGAATTTCCCTGCTTTGCAGGTTGGTATATCCCATACTGGTTTTAAAGTTTAATCCTTCCTGCAGTCGATAGGAAATACTTAGATTAGCAATAAAGTTATTCACACGGCTTGTAGTATTATTAAAATAGCCTGATAGTGGATTATTTTGTCCAACCGCGAGCCAGTCATCCCAATTAAGACTACCATCTCTATTTAAAACTGATGGCGCGTTAGGCGGAATCGAAAAAGGAAAAGATAGAAGGCTGGTTGCTCCTACCAGATCATTACGGTCAATTCCATAATTTACGGCAAGGTTAAGCTGAAGTTTATCATCATTGCTTCTATGATTTAGATTTAAATTCCCGGTTACTTTTTCATACTTAAAATCAGTAGGATAAATCGTGCCCTGATTAAAATAAGATCCCCCAAGGCGAAAACCAGTTTGACTACTTCCCCCCGAATATTGCAAGCTCGCATTAGTAACCGGGGCGGTCCCCCCTAAAAAGTATTCCTGCCAATCGGTATATTTATTTTGATCCCACACCAAAAGATCATAAGCATTCGAGTTGGTAGGTTCTACCCCATCATTTTCAAAAGCAGCCTTTCGAACCTTTAAATATTCCTGGGTATTAAGCATTTCCATACGATTCGGAAGACTTGACGCTCCGGTATAGAAATGCGCTTCCAGCTGACTCTTAGCGGTCGTTTCTTTTTTAGTCGTTATAAGGATTACTCCATTAGCACCCCGGGAACCGTAAATAGCGGTAGCATCGGCATCTTTAAGCACTTCAATACTTTTGATATTATATAGTCCTATAGTATTTAAGGGATCTGCCCCTCCGCCATATTGGCCTATCAGAGAAACGCCATCAATTGGCGCTGAATTAATGGGAATACCATCAACTATATAAAGAGGCCGATTCCCTTCTTCTCTAAGACTATTAGTTCCGCGGATTTGAATGGTGGAAGACGCTCCCGGAATTCCAACAGTTGGTGTAATTTCTACCCCGGCCATTCTACCCTGCAAGGCCTGCAAGGGATTAACTAACGGCTGATTTTCTATCTCAGCAGCACTTACTTTTACGATATTCCCGGTACGCTCCCGCTTTGTTGTATTATAATACCCGGCATTGATGACCACCTCCTCCAGCGCATCAATAGACGCCTGAAGTGTGATATCACCAGAAAAGGTTTCAGTTACCTGAACTTTAAATGCTTTAAAGCCAATATAAGAGTACAGCAGGGTATCCCCTACACTGGTGGTAATGGTATATTCACCATCCAGATTGGTCATAGTACCGATAGATGATCCCGCGACAATGACATTAACTCCGGGAATAGGAACACCTTTTTGATCCCTAACAATTCCGGTGATTTGTTGTTGAACAAAAAGTTTAGGTTTATAGGTAAAATGATAATAAAAAGGACTGGCATTCATCTTTCCCAGAAAGAAAAATGAATATAAAAGGGGTATTAGCACTACAATATTGCAGCGCTTGTAATTATTTTTCATAATTTAGCTTTGGTTTTGTTTGTCTTTAATAAGTTAACAAGCCATCAGCCTTCCCCTCCTGCTGTCAAACCCGAGGGGTAGGCATTTAGCTACTAATTCAAATTGTGTGGTTTTGTTTTTCGCTCTTATAGATATTGGTTTTAGGGGTTACATTAATAACTCACAGTTTAGCGTTAACAGCTAACATTTTTAATTTAGCTTTTAGCGATCAATCCTCAGCTTTCCAAATCCTTACTTTTTACTTTCGACTTTCCAACTTCAATTTTTAAAAACCGACCCAGCTTGCCTGTAATAGCAAATATTGGATTTGTACAACAAAGAAAAACGTCCTATTTTTAGCATTGCGAGTACTAGAAAAATATGGAGGTCTATACCCATGTGGTTTGCACTGGCACCAGGCCGGTTATACCGGCAAAAGGCAGGGCGTTTTGCTACCGGCTACGCCCAAATTATTCTGGCGCACAAATTATGTTCTTTAAGATAGATTGATGGGGATGAGATTGTACCTTTTCGGGATGACAATGGGTAAAGCCGGCAAGAAATGATTTGCAGCAGAGGTGCTTTAATAGATTTCTTTTACTCGTTTTCATAATCTTGACGGTTATTATGTAACGATGTATACTCAAGAAGTCATTGAAGTGCTTTAAAGGTTAAAAACCAATAAAGCGAGCCTCAATGCTTTGAACGTGGTACCGTCAAGAACCGCCAAGCCGAAACTTGGTTCCCCAAAGACTAACATGAGACCCGCCCTATTGGTTTATATCGCGAAGATACAAAATCCAATAGACAGCGAGCTCACGGTCTACTCATAGGGAAAATTGACGGTTTTCGTTTATGAGTGACATCGTATTAAGAGAGAGTTAAAAACTCTTTCTTCTAATTGTCGCTTATATAACTGAACCAAAGATAATAACAAAAAACAAACGCTCCAAATGATCGGAGCATATTTATGAATAAATTTTCAGTTAAAATATCTAAACTTGACTACGATATTATAATTCGGGTTCGAAAATTGCGTGAGAAAAATGGCATTTCTCAACGTGAATTAAGTCAACTTATGAAGTTAAGTAAAAGCTTTGTAGGAAAAGTTGAAGCTTTAGGACAACCCGACAAATATAGTATTAGACATTTAGCTTTAATTGCAAAAGCATTAAAACTAAAATCTCTATATGAACTTTTGCCAAAGTTCATTCCTAAAGAAGATATTATTGAGATAAAATATCAAAAAGTTCCTAAGAA is from Zunongwangia endophytica and encodes:
- a CDS encoding SusC/RagA family TonB-linked outer membrane protein, which gives rise to MKNNYKRCNIVVLIPLLYSFFFLGKMNASPFYYHFTYKPKLFVQQQITGIVRDQKGVPIPGVNVIVAGSSIGTMTNLDGEYTITTSVGDTLLYSYIGFKAFKVQVTETFSGDITLQASIDALEEVVINAGYYNTTKRERTGNIVKVSAAEIENQPLVNPLQALQGRMAGVEITPTVGIPGASSTIQIRGTNSLREEGNRPLYIVDGIPINSAPIDGVSLIGQYGGGADPLNTIGLYNIKSIEVLKDADATAIYGSRGANGVILITTKKETTAKSQLEAHFYTGASSLPNRMEMLNTQEYLKVRKAAFENDGVEPTNSNAYDLLVWDQNKYTDWQEYFLGGTAPVTNASLQYSGGSSQTGFRLGGSYFNQGTIYPTDFKYEKVTGNLNLNHRSNDDKLQLNLAVNYGIDRNDLVGATSLLSFPFSIPPNAPSVLNRDGSLNWDDWLAVGQNNPLSGYFNNTTSRVNNFIANLSISYRLQEGLNFKTSMGYTNLQSREIQKMPSYSYNPNYNRAHQSTHTNVNRTSWILEPQLLYEKNLLGGTVNAILGTTFQKNTGTSEQLTGVGYVSDVLIGNLAAAESVTGNSYLDTEYKYNAVFGRLGFKWQDKYYLNLTGRRDGSSRFGPGKRFANFGAVGAAWIFSEEKFIKDEISWWSFGKFRGSYGTTGNDQIGDYGYLDAYEVTTGPSGLYPTQLFNPNYSWETNKKLELAIELGFLKDRINLAVNWYRNRSSNQLVGLSLPAMTGFNSVQANLPASVENKGWEIELNTRNIQSKGFNWQTSFNISFPKNKLIAFPDLENSSYQNTYQIGKPLNIRWLYEYDGIDPETGYYAIADINGDGRYDYNDRIESKALVREYYGGINNSITYKNFSLDFLWQFVKQEGTLLFMDAGRIGNQRQEALETLNADSPYQMASQSIFGLIAYANVQNSPFFYTDASFLRLKTLSLNYEIPKSILEFLAVQQANLFIHGQNLITITPYKGLDPESPQTGNSYGGLRTLTAGIQLNF
- a CDS encoding helix-turn-helix domain-containing protein; protein product: MNKFSVKISKLDYDIIIRVRKLREKNGISQRELSQLMKLSKSFVGKVEALGQPDKYSIRHLALIAKALKLKSLYELLPKFIPKEDIIEIKYQKVPKKNKDGSESKQLEERILEIHSI